The DNA window aaatggagaacaaaagaacaaatggagagatTCAATAaagccaaaagctggttctttgagaagaccaataaaatcaacaaacctttagctggaatgacaaagacaaaaagagagaagatgcaaataaaatcagaaatgagagggggttgttaccatggaccctgaagaaatttaaaaaaatcataaggagATACTATGAAAAACAGTATGCCAACAACTTAGACaacaacaacttagatgaaattgacaaattcctagaatcacgcaaacaacctacactgactcatgAAGAAAAAGACCTCAAAGAAACAATCAATAGTAAACCGATTGAATCATTCATCAAACaaattcccacaaagaaaatcccaggtccagatggctttgCAGGCAAATTTTActaagcattccaagaagaagaaatactaatcctgcttaaactcttccaaaaaattgaagaatagggaacactacctaactgattctaagaaaccaacatcaccttaataccaaagcctgctAAAGTTTctataaggaaagaaaactacagacaaatatgatgaacatagatgaaaaaaatctaaaaatatactgacaaattgaatccaacagcacattatacaccatgaccaagtgggttttattccaggtatgcaagggtggttcaacacaagaaaatcaattaatgtaataaaccaaatcaacaaattgaaagggaaaaaccacatgatcatctcaattgatgcagaaactgcatttgacaaaatccagcatcctttctttataaaaacatttcaaaagacaggaaacaaaggaaatttcctcaacattataaagggcataaatgaaaaacacacagctaacatcatattaaatggtgagagattgaaagctttccctctttgATCAGGTATaaaacaaggatgccctctgtcacaattgttattcaacgttgtgctagaagttctagtcagagaaaataggcaagcaaaagaaataaaaggaatccaaattggcaaggaagaactaaaactttagCTATTTGCAGACAGCATAaccctatatttagaaaatccagagaaaatgatgacaaagctacttgagttaaAAATGAGTTTGGCAAAGCGGCAGGATAcaagatgcaaaaataaatagGGATTCCATACACTAGTAGTAAGCTATCTGAGAAGgtaataaagaaaacatttccatttacaatagcaactaaaagagtcaaatatctaggaataaacctaagtATTAAAGGATCTGTACACagacaactacaaaacattgctaaaagaaatcaaggaagacctgaataaatggaaggcaaTCCCATGATAATGTATTGGAGAGCTAAAtgtccttaagatgtcaattctacagaaattgatctacagattcaatgcaataccaataaaaattccaacagcctactttacagaaatgtataagcaaataatcaaatttatttggaagggtaaggggccccaaatacccaaaaacatcttgaaaagaagaacagaGTGGGAGGattcatgcttcctgactttaaatcatattataaaaccacaatggtcaaaacagcattctaCTGGCATAaacatagacatattgatcaatggaattgaattgagagatcagaaatagaccctcaggtctacggtcaattgatttctgacaaggctgttcaataaatggtattgggacaactggatatccataaccaaaagaatgaaagaggaccctttatttgttagggttctcaagtgaaacagaatcagcaagagatatctatagatataagatttataaaagtgtctcatgcaactgtgtgtatgtatgagtccaaattctatagggcaggcagcaaactggcaactccaatgaagatgtttggtgaactcctcaggcaatgaatgggcaacttcgatgaatgtgttccATGAACTCAGTAAACGAACCTGCAACTTtgttgaactcctcaggaaatgcttcactgctcagccaaagaagtgaaagtcctctatctgtctcacttaaaagtcttcaactgattggattaaatcctgcTGACTGTAtgctctcattgttgaagacatgcccttcattgacatcatcattcacagctgcagccaattcactgatgatttaataaaccagcctgcttgtttattaaccagccacaaaagtccatgcatcaacagttgggccagtgcttgattgaccagacacctggctaCCAGCACCTGgtgaagttgacacatgaacctaaccatcacagacccctatctcacaccctatacaaaaaaattaattcaaaatggacaaaaaaccTGAATATAAGATCCAGAagttaaaactcctagaagaaaatatagggaaacatcttcaagatctagtgataggaggtagtttcctagaccttacacccaaagcataaacaggaaaagaaaaagtagacaaaTAGGACCtgctcaaaattgaatacttttgtgtttcaaaggactttgtcaaaagggtgagaaggcagctgactcaatgggagaaaatgtttggaaaccacaaatctgataagggtttgatatccagaatatataaagaaatcccacatgtaaacaataaaaagacaaatagcccaatttaaaaatgggcaaaagacatgaatagggaAAACCCAAGACAGTGgttaggtaagacagggcaaaaaaaacctccatggaaaacaacagataaaagcaagaaagtgatccagaacatcagttccagcaatgcaccagctgaagaaggtctgctaaatccacagcgaccatgcatttggtgaaaccaggagtctgcattatGAAATGACAGGCTGGGAATaccccctgcatggcccagtggcccagggcttccctggagggccagcatgcacttgtgatgcaGTGCAGCCTTCCCTAGgtaggggtcctggaagagcatggctgagaaggggaacccactcagaaatcccagggacactatgtcagcaccagggacttgtgggtcagtggcagagatgatctggggtgggactgaggtgaaggcttcaactcttacaacagccttaaatctctgggaacacctaagagttttgattattaaagctgccctgcctctctaactgctcagacacatgccccacaagaatcagacccctacacaccacaaagacaaagttgaggagaactgacttgaggggaataggtgactcacagacaccatctgctgcttagttagagaaagtgtacacaaccaaactgtagatctgacaaattagagattggtattttgtagaccctgaaagaacccatgaagtaaagcaaatgccaagaggccaaaaacaacagaaaatcttaaagcatatgataaaaccagatgatatggagaacccaaacccaaaaacccaaatcaaaagatcagcggagacacagtacttggtgcaattaatcaaagaactaaagacaaacaatgagagcatgacacaggatataaagcacatgaagaagagcatggtacaggatataaggacataaagaagaccctagaagaacataaagaagaaattgcaagagtaaataaaaaaaaaatagaagatcttatggaactaaaaggaactgttggccaaattaaaaagacattggagACTGGGTCCCGCCCCCTGAACAGGGGGGTCGGGCCTTGGTGTGGTGGGGGATCTCCGCTCATGTCCTGCCCTCCTCTCTCCCGGCCTCGGCTCCTCCGTGGGCCCGGCCCCGCTGGGTAGGGGGTCAGGCTCCTGCAGGGGGGCGGTAGCCACAGcgctgacagctgctccccgccCCCGCGGCCCGCCAGGTCCCTCACGTACCGCCCGGGCAAGCAGCGAAGCGGCAACCTGGCACCCGGGGCTCCGGCTCCTCCGGCAGGCCTCGGCATGAGACTGGCGCGGCTGCTGCGGAGGCTTGTCTCGGCTGGCCCGGGTCCCGGGCTGCGCTCCCCTCACCCCAGCACCAGCCACAGCCTCGCTTCCGACTCGGGCTCCGGCCCGGCGGCCGAACGAGGCGTTCCGGGCCAAGTGGACTTCTACGCGCGTTTCTCGCCGTCCCCCCTGTCCATGAAGCAGTTCCTGGACTTCGGATCTGTGAATGCTTGTGAAAAGACCTCATTTATGTTTCTGCGGCAAGAGTTGCCTGTTAGACTGgcaaatataatgaaagaaataagTCTCCTTCCATATAATCTGCTCAGGACACCATCAGTTCAACTGGTACAAAGCTGGTATAACCAGAGTCTTCAGGAGCTTCTGGATTTTAAGGACAAAAGCGCTGAAGATGCTAAAGCTATTTATGACTTTACAGACACTGTGATACGGATCAGAAATCGACACAATGACGTCATTCCCACCATGGCCCAGGGTGTGGTTGAATATAAGGAGAGCTTCGGGGTGGATCCTGTCACCAGCCAGAATGTTCAGTACTTTTTGGATCGTTTCTACATGAGTCGCATTTCAATTAGAATGCTGCTCAATCAACACTCTTTATTATTTGGTGGAAAAGGCAAAGGAAGTCCTTCTCATCGAAAACACATAGGAAGCATCAATCCAAATTGCAATGTAGTTGAAGTTATTAAAGATGGCTATGAAAATGCTAGGCATCTAtgtgatttgtattattttaactcTCCTGAGCTAGAACTTGAGGAATTAAATGTAAAATCACCAGGACAGCCAATACAAGTGGTTTATGTACCATCCCATCTCTATCACATGGTGTTTGAACTTTTCAAGAATGCAATGAGAGCAACTATGGAGCACCTTGCCGACAAAGGTGTTTACCCCCCCATTCAGGTTCACGTCACTCTAGGTAATGAGGATTTGACTGTGAAGATGAGTGACTGTGGAGGCGGTGTTCCTTTGAGGAAAATCGACAGGCTCTTCAACTACATGTATTCAACTGCACCTTGGCCTCGTGTGGAGACATCCCGAGCAGTGCCCCTGGCTGGTTTTGGTTATGGATTGCCCATATCACGTCTTTATGCACAGTACTTCCAAGGAGACCTAAAGCTATATTCTCTAGAGGGTTATGGGACAGATGCTGTTATCTACATTAAGGCCTTGTCAACGGAATCAATAGAAAGACTCCCAGTATATAACAAAGCTGCCTGGAAGCATTACAACACCAACCATGAGGCTGATGACTGGTGTGTCCGGAGAAGAGAACTGAAAGACATGACGATGTTCCGCAGTGCCTAGTTACCCTTGAAATGCCCAGAAAACCCAAACGTGACTTTGGTATTACATTTTGAAGGGAAGATATTCAGAACTACATTATACCAAATATTTCACATCGTTTTCACAATTAATTTCGGGTAGATCAAATGGAAACCGAATTCCATTTATGCCTGTTAAACCTcctaaaaaatgaaattgtacCTATTTTACACTTATATTTTCACAGtaattgaacatatttttaaataaccatgTTTTGGCCAACTTTACTCTTTATGGTGGACTTCAAAAGCGTGGAAGTCTTTGTGTTTCTACAGGAAGTtgtgtagtttttaaaaatacttttcatttatGTATGCTAGAAACATTTCCTTAATAATATTGATTAGCTGGCTTAGTCATCTTTCTGTTATTTGGAGGCGTTCCACTGTTCTTTCTTTCACAGCAACACCTGTAATAAGATGGTCTTCATATTCCTGTGAGCAACTACAAGCAAAGCAGAAAATAGTTCCCCTATAAGTATAGAAGCAGCCATCTATCAGCATCTATATGCATTATCTTAGCTCCAAagttaatttatcatttttaaattttcttacaaAAGAACATAATAAGCAGGTCTCTGGGCATCTAAGCCAAGGTCATGGGCAATTTATTTGAATGTTTGTGATTAATGCAAGGggaaatatttatattagaaaacaaaCTAGGTGCTACTAAAATCCTAGAGAAGAAATGGAGGGCAAAGCAGTGAGTCCCAAACTAATCAATTATTGAAATTACCTGGGGTAGCTTTTGAGAAACTAGAGTTTTTCCAGGTCCTGCCCAAGacatactgaatcagaatctctaggaattacagtttttaaaaacctTCCTGGGTGAATCTGATGCATAGCCTAGTTAGGAAACTgctctttaaaaatgaatagtGATACCACATTTGCTAAAGTAGCAGGAGAGATCTTTGGGTttggtttccatatatttaaaGGTTAGATTTCTAGTCTCTAAGACAAACTGAATCTCAGGTCTGGTgcaataaaaagataaagcagCAAATAAGAATTAGAACAAAATGATTACAGGAGAATAGTCAGGTAACCGAAGAATCAGAACCCTAAATGTTGAAGTCCTGATGaagaacatatattttataaaaatatccagACTTTGTTATCAGGAGAAAATCAACTTGGGTTCATCACAATAATCCTTTACATTTGTATGGTAATTTGTAGTTTACAAATACTTTCATATATGATAACTCTGTTGATCTTTAAAGCAATGAGAGATAGGACAGGTGGTATCATCCTCATTTTGTGACTCAAGGATTTGGCCCAGTGTTGCAATGAATTGAAACCAGGGTCCAAACCAGGTCTTCTGATCACTCCCATTAGCTGGTAAGTCTGGGAGATGAAGTTAGGAGATGATGTCATAGTCTTACCTCTTCTTCTTTTAAGGTGACAGGAAAATACATTTAGAATAAATGTTAAAGATTAAAGATACAGCTTTACCATTTAAATGGGGGACTTTATTGATCTGGAAAATACATTGAAATGAAGCACCTCATTCTCAAAAGGATTACATAAGATTGACAATTCTCCATAAATATGTAGGCTAGAAAGGATATTAAAGGGAGGTTAGTCCAGTGTCCTCATTTGATAGACAAAATCCTGAGACTTGGAGGGTTGTATGGTTTGCTCAGGGTTTCTTAGCTAATCTGTCCAAATGCTGGAAAAGGATGTATTGCCTAACCTGTCATTACTTAATTATGgattttgtgaaaaataatagACTAGGTTAATGGATTTATATTAGTACAATGTGTTACCCTTTTTTAACTTGAAATCACTTTTCTTGTAGTGATGAAATATTTTAGAGTCTTTTGAATCAAAGTATTCACTTTCTTTCCTAAATTAGACATTTGTATATCTGACATAAAGTTGATCCTTTAACTTATGAAATATTCTTCTCCTTTCCCTAAAAAATTAAAGTTCttccctctttaaaaaaaaaaaagacattggatactcataatacaagattagaggaagttgagcaacggctcagtgtccttgaggaccacagaatggaaagtgaaagaacaaaagaaagaatggagaaaaaaattgaaaaaattgaaatggatcccagggatacgatagataaaataaaacattcaaatttaagactcattggtgtcccagaaggggaagagaagggtaaaggtctagaaagagtattcaaataaattgttggggaaaacttccccaaccttgtacacaatataaatacacaaagcataaatgtccagcaaactccaaatagaataaacccaaataaaaccactccaagacatattctgatcagactgtcaaatactgaagagaaggggcaagctctgaaagcagcaagagaaaagcaatgtaccacatacaaaggaaacaacataagacttaagtagtgactactcagcagccaccatggaggcaagaaggcagtggcatgacatatttaaaattctgagagagaaaaatttccaaccaagcatactttatccagcaaagtgctccttcaaatttaagggagaacttaaatttttcacagacaaacaaatgctgagacattttgctaataaaagacctgccctacttcagatactaaagggagccctattgagagaaacaaagaaaggagagaaagagatagagaattttaacagacatataaggacattacatcccaggtcactgggacacatattcttctctagtgatcatggatctttctccagaatggacataaaacaagcc is part of the Choloepus didactylus isolate mChoDid1 chromosome 24 unlocalized genomic scaffold, mChoDid1.pri SUPER_24_unloc2, whole genome shotgun sequence genome and encodes:
- the LOC119525166 gene encoding pyruvate dehydrogenase (acetyl-transferring) kinase isozyme 1, mitochondrial-like, with translation MRLARLLRRLVSAGPGPGLRSPHPSTSHSLASDSGSGPAAERGVPGQVDFYARFSPSPLSMKQFLDFGSVNACEKTSFMFLRQELPVRLANIMKEISLLPYNLLRTPSVQLVQSWYNQSLQELLDFKDKSAEDAKAIYDFTDTVIRIRNRHNDVIPTMAQGVVEYKESFGVDPVTSQNVQYFLDRFYMSRISIRMLLNQHSLLFGGKGKGSPSHRKHIGSINPNCNVVEVIKDGYENARHLCDLYYFNSPELELEELNVKSPGQPIQVVYVPSHLYHMVFELFKNAMRATMEHLADKGVYPPIQVHVTLGNEDLTVKMSDCGGGVPLRKIDRLFNYMYSTAPWPRVETSRAVPLAGFGYGLPISRLYAQYFQGDLKLYSLEGYGTDAVIYIKALSTESIERLPVYNKAAWKHYNTNHEADDWCVRRRELKDMTMFRSA